The following coding sequences are from one Lolium rigidum isolate FL_2022 chromosome 6, APGP_CSIRO_Lrig_0.1, whole genome shotgun sequence window:
- the LOC124660084 gene encoding glucan endo-1,3-beta-glucosidase, acidic isoform-like translates to MAKHGAFAAALVVGLLAAIPAAVESIGVCYGVNGDRLPSASEVVQLYKSNGITGMRVYNVNDDTLKALSGSNLGLILDTGNTQLNALASSASNADAWVKANVQSQQGLTIKYIAVGNEVPNQGGRAQDVLPAMKNIQNALVRAGLGGIKVSTAVHSGVTKGFPPSQGTFSDDGAHMPPIAQYLASIGSPLLANIYPYFSFKGTPSIDIKYALFTAPGTVVHDDGNGKDYQNLFDALVDTMYSALENAGAGSVPIVVSESGWPSAGDPDATAANARTYNQNLINHVGKGTPKRPGAVETYIFAMFNENLKGGKETEKHFGLFNSDKSPAYSINF, encoded by the exons ATGGCGAAGCATGGTGCTTTTGCAGCCGCTTTGGTAGTTGGCTTGCTTGCAGCCATTCCTGCAG CTGTTGAGTCCATCGGCGTGTGCTACGGCGTGAACGGCGACAGGCTGCCCTCGGCGAGTGAGGTGGTGCAGCTCTACAAGTCCAACGGCATCACCGGCATGCGCGTCTACAACGTCAACGACGACACCCTGAAGGCCCTGAGCGGCAGCAACCTCGGCCTCATCCTCGACACCGGCAACACGCAGCTCAATGCCCTAGCTTCCAGTGCCTCCAACGCGGACGCCTGGGTCAAGGCCAACGTGCAGTCGCAGCAGGGCCTCACCATCAAGTACATCGCGGTCGGCAACGAGGTTCCCAATCAAGGCGGCAGGGCGCAGGACGTCCTCCCGGCCATGAAGAACATTCAAAACGcgctggtcagggccggcctcggCGGCATCAAGGTGTCCACGGCGGTGCATTCGGGCGTCACCAAAGGGTTCCCTCCCTCCCAGGGCACCTTCTCCGACGACGGCGCCCACATGCCGCCCATCGCGCAGTACCTCGCCAGCATCGGCTCGCCACTGCTCGCCAATATCTACCCCTATTTCTCATTCAAGGGCACGCCCAGCATCGACATCAAATACGCCCTCTTCACCGCGCCGGGCACGGTGGTGCACGACGACGGCAACGGCAAGGACTACCAGAACCTGTTCGACGCGCTCGTGGACACCATGTACTCTGCACTCGAGAACGCCGGGGCCGGGAGCGTCCCCATCGTGGTGTCCGAGAGCGGGTGGCCGTCGGCCGGCGACCCGGATGCGACCGCGGCTAACGCGCGAACCTACAACCAGAACCTGATTAACCACGTCGGGAAGGGGACGCCCAAGAGGCCTGGGGCCGTCGAGACGTACATATTCGCCATGTTCAACGAGAACTTGAAGGGCGGGAAAGAGACGGAGAAGCACTTTGGCCTGTTCAACTCGGACAAATCGCCGGCCTACTCCATCAACTTCTAA
- the LOC124660086 gene encoding glucan endo-1,3-beta-glucosidase, acidic isoform-like has product MAEHRAAAYMFAVAMVLGVLAAIPAAVQSIGVCYGVNGDGLPPASDVVELYKSNGIAGMRVYTVNDDTLQALSGSNLGLILDTGNTQLNALASSASNADSWVKANVQSHQGLTIKYIAVGNEVPGQGGNPLDILPAMKNIRNALDRAGLGSIKVSTAVNSAVTQGFPPSQGIFNASASHMPPIAQYLASTGAPLLANIYPYFSYKGDTSHITLDYALFSSTTTVVTDDNGNQYQNLFDALVDTMYSALESAGAETVPIVVSESGWPSAGDGTVATMKNAQMYNQNLINHVEKGTPKRPGDIETYIFAMFNENNKKGEETEKHFGLFNPDQSPAYPIIFA; this is encoded by the exons ATGGCAGAGCATCGTGCTGCTGCCTACATGTTTGCAGTGGCGATGGTCCTTGGCGTGCTCGCAGCCATTCCGGCAG CGGTTCAATCCATCGGCGTGTGCTACGGCGTGAACGGCGACGGGCTGCCCCCGGCGAGCGACGTCGTGGAGCTCTACAAGTCCAACGGCATCGCCGGCATGCGCGTCTACACCGTCAACGACGACACCCTGCAGGCACTAAGCGGCAGCAACCTCGGCCTCATCCTCGACACCGGCAACACGCAGCTCAATGCCCTCGCTTCTAGCGCCTCCAACGCGGACTCCTGGGTCAAGGCCAACGTGCAGTCCCACCAGGGCCTGACCATCAAGTACATCGCCGTCGGTAACGAGGTTCCCGGTCAAGGCGGCAACCCGCTGGACATCCTCCCGGCCATGAAGAACATCCGCAACGCGCTGGATAGGGCCGGACTCGGCAGCATCAAGGTGTCCACGGCGGTGAATTCGGCCGTCACCCAAGGCTTCCCTCCCTCCCAGGGCATCTTCAATGCCTCCGCCTCCCACATGCCGCCCATCGCGCAGTACCTCGCCAGCACAGGCGCGCCGCTGCTCGCCAACATCTACCCCTACTTCTCTTACAAGGGCGACACCAGCCACATCACCCTCGACTACGCCCTCTTCAGCTCAACGACCACGGTGGTGACGGACGACAACGGAAACCAGTACCAGAACCTGTTCGATGCGCTCGTGGACACCATGTACTCCGCGCTCGAGAGCGCCGGGGCCGAGACCGTCCCCATCGTGGTGTCAGAGAGCGGGTGGCCGTCGGCCGGCGACGGCACGGTGGCCACCATGAAAAACGCGCAGATGTACAACCAGAACCTCATCAACCATGTCGAGAAGGGGACTCCAAAGAGGCCTGGGGACATCGAGACGTACATATTCGCCATGTTCAACGAGAACAATAAGAAAGGGGAAGAGACGGAGAAGCACTTTGGGCTGTTCAACCCGGACCAATCGCCGGCGTACCCCATCATCTTCGCGTAA